In Paenibacillus sp. 1781tsa1, one DNA window encodes the following:
- a CDS encoding DinB family protein: MSYKAILIDQMNACYHDKSWFIPLHDMLTDLNAVEAAYVKNEGEHSIWAIVNHLIFWNERWLERYIAEQVDGQNSVNNEDTFDIDTSNLNDVEWRKTLHRLKTVFSDWNKALEDSEEHKLTREIPSYFNAPWWGVVSNLCIHNAYHIGQIMLLKKSMKHT, from the coding sequence ATGAGTTACAAAGCTATCCTCATAGACCAAATGAACGCCTGTTATCATGACAAGAGCTGGTTTATTCCGCTTCATGATATGTTGACAGACCTAAATGCGGTGGAGGCCGCTTATGTAAAGAATGAGGGGGAGCACTCCATTTGGGCGATCGTCAATCATCTTATTTTCTGGAATGAGAGGTGGCTTGAGAGATATATTGCCGAACAGGTCGACGGGCAGAATTCAGTGAATAATGAGGATACATTCGACATAGATACGTCTAACCTGAATGATGTGGAGTGGCGCAAGACATTACATAGACTGAAAACCGTTTTTAGTGATTGGAACAAGGCACTCGAAGATAGCGAAGAACATAAGCTGACCCGTGAAATTCCTTCCTATTTCAACGCGCCCTGGTGGGGAGTTGTATCGAATCTATGTATTCATAATGCCTATCATATTGGCCAGATCATGCTGCTTAAAAAATCAATGAAACACACGTAG
- a CDS encoding NUDIX hydrolase, whose amino-acid sequence MKFIVSASVIVLNEHNEILLMKGRRGWEMPQGCVEEGETIRQAAVREVKEETGIDIELMKFCGLYQNITRGVCNNIFTGKSIGGALTTSDESEEVGYFTLEEAQQMITWGNFYERIQNALDEQSHPFLIEFSE is encoded by the coding sequence ATGAAATTTATCGTTTCTGCAAGTGTAATCGTTCTCAATGAACATAATGAGATTTTACTCATGAAAGGTCGAAGAGGCTGGGAAATGCCTCAAGGTTGTGTTGAAGAAGGAGAGACTATAAGGCAGGCAGCAGTCCGAGAAGTGAAAGAGGAAACAGGGATTGACATTGAGTTAATGAAATTTTGTGGTTTGTATCAGAACATAACGCGCGGCGTATGCAACAATATATTTACTGGAAAATCGATTGGTGGAGCTTTAACTACCAGTGATGAAAGTGAAGAGGTGGGCTACTTTACTTTAGAAGAAGCTCAACAAATGATCACATGGGGGAATTTCTATGAAAGAATTCAGAATGCATTAGATGAGCAAAGCCATCCATTTTTGATTGAATTTTCAGAATAA
- a CDS encoding DUF4367 domain-containing protein — protein MDIKNKSGDVLGKIQIESLRNDNAIDRIVFDLKPGDGKAIYNADAPENQFTQQTNYAAIPWEDGLEQLQKHYSPWQPKFPIDSDIDAIHVFYGFDNLTPQEIDEMIEESNRTGRNVVIRDLKPNKRVVGIRITYQEYGGYKLNIFGTTKSRIALPDHDGITVKQVAIRGVQAFFIVNNETSQLIWIEEDVQGKALQYEIIGRNMSEDLVMKIANLMN, from the coding sequence ATGGATATCAAAAACAAAAGCGGAGATGTGCTTGGAAAGATTCAAATTGAATCCTTACGCAATGATAATGCGATTGACCGAATCGTCTTTGACTTAAAGCCTGGTGACGGGAAGGCGATATACAACGCAGATGCTCCAGAGAACCAATTCACGCAACAGACCAATTATGCAGCCATCCCATGGGAAGACGGTTTGGAACAATTGCAGAAACATTATTCTCCATGGCAACCGAAATTTCCGATTGATTCTGATATCGATGCTATTCATGTATTTTATGGATTTGATAATTTAACTCCGCAAGAAATCGATGAAATGATTGAAGAAAGTAACAGGACAGGCAGAAATGTAGTGATACGAGATTTGAAGCCAAATAAGAGGGTTGTGGGCATCAGAATCACGTATCAAGAATACGGGGGTTATAAACTTAATATTTTCGGGACAACAAAGAGCCGGATCGCATTGCCTGATCATGATGGTATTACGGTTAAGCAAGTAGCCATACGTGGCGTCCAAGCATTTTTTATTGTCAATAACGAAACTTCCCAATTGATATGGATCGAAGAGGATGTGCAGGGGAAGGCGCTGCAATACGAGATCATTGGTAGAAACATGTCAGAAGATCTTGTGATGAAGATTGCGAATTTAATGAACTGA
- a CDS encoding VOC family protein yields MGNGRILGIAYNVIPVRDLDVSATWFVKHFGFNIRHQREGYLSLFRGNRPILDLIQSDHETRATFEVHQKKRWVITFFTDDIGSLHNYLTSENVKVGAVSDEGQYGKFFVLEDLDGNLFDVWEHHDCELNF; encoded by the coding sequence ATGGGAAATGGAAGGATTTTGGGTATTGCCTACAACGTGATACCAGTCAGAGATCTTGATGTGTCAGCCACCTGGTTTGTAAAACATTTTGGATTTAACATTCGCCACCAACGCGAAGGATATTTGAGTTTATTTCGGGGGAATCGACCAATTTTGGACTTGATCCAAAGCGATCATGAAACACGAGCGACATTTGAAGTGCATCAGAAAAAGAGATGGGTCATTACATTTTTTACCGATGACATTGGTTCTTTACATAACTATTTAACATCAGAGAATGTGAAAGTAGGAGCTGTTAGTGATGAGGGACAGTATGGGAAGTTTTTTGTGTTAGAAGATCTGGACGGTAACTTATTTGATGTGTGGGAACACCATGATTGTGAATTGAATTTCTAA
- a CDS encoding GNAT family N-acetyltransferase gives MTIMFKEIKDIDTQAIQELFHSVDWKSGDFPEDLRQAINNSHAVITAWDDTKLVGLINALSDGVMTVYFHYMLVHKDYQSLGIGKRMMEQVLSRYSNIKTKVLISYDSAEKFYGLFGFKPEKGTKAMFISDMV, from the coding sequence ATGACAATCATGTTCAAAGAAATAAAAGACATTGATACACAGGCAATTCAAGAACTGTTTCATTCGGTGGACTGGAAATCAGGAGATTTCCCAGAAGATCTTAGACAAGCAATAAACAACTCGCATGCGGTTATTACTGCATGGGATGATACCAAATTAGTTGGTTTAATAAATGCATTGTCTGACGGCGTGATGACAGTATATTTTCATTACATGTTAGTACACAAAGATTACCAATCATTAGGAATTGGAAAGAGAATGATGGAACAAGTGCTTAGTCGATATTCTAATATCAAAACAAAAGTGCTTATATCCTATGATAGTGCAGAAAAGTTCTATGGATTATTTGGATTTAAGCCAGAAAAAGGAACTAAAGCCATGTTTATTTCAGATATGGTATAG
- a CDS encoding metallophosphoesterase: MNRTIMISDIHGCIDPFNQLLHDIDYNPQNDQLILLGDYVDRGPNSKEVVNKVVKLVHEHHAIALRGNHDQRLVDFINEGSSLIKAKFIEHGGIQTLQSYYHIDDELSDEMLDLARETIKMDYGHHIDFLSKLPFYHEDEAHIYVHAGLNPDYLEWRKQPDHDFMYIKDKFIDHTFTNLHQKVVFGHTRTIDIHGTSDVWFGEDKIGIDGGCAYGMQLNALIHENGSYITADSKFNLSEVQR, from the coding sequence ATGAATCGGACGATAATGATTAGCGATATTCATGGCTGCATTGATCCATTTAATCAGTTATTGCATGATATCGATTACAATCCCCAAAATGATCAACTAATTCTGCTTGGAGACTACGTAGATCGAGGCCCCAACAGCAAAGAGGTCGTTAATAAGGTGGTTAAATTAGTGCATGAACATCATGCGATTGCATTAAGAGGTAATCACGACCAACGTTTAGTTGATTTTATAAATGAGGGAAGTTCATTAATTAAAGCTAAGTTTATTGAACACGGCGGTATTCAAACACTTCAGAGTTATTATCATATTGACGACGAATTGTCTGATGAAATGTTGGACCTAGCCAGAGAGACAATAAAAATGGATTATGGTCATCATATTGATTTTTTGAGTAAATTACCTTTTTACCATGAAGATGAAGCTCATATTTACGTTCATGCGGGATTAAACCCAGATTACTTGGAATGGAGGAAACAACCAGATCATGATTTTATGTATATCAAAGATAAATTTATTGATCATACGTTCACAAATCTACACCAAAAGGTCGTCTTTGGACATACAAGGACAATAGACATTCATGGAACTTCGGATGTTTGGTTTGGTGAAGATAAAATAGGCATTGATGGTGGATGTGCCTATGGAATGCAATTAAATGCTTTAATTCACGAAAATGGTTCTTACATAACTGCTGATTCAAAGTTTAATCTGAGTGAGGTGCAAAGATGA
- a CDS encoding resolvase — MNTRTLAKTSVKNCVKEQNQIQKNSDLRHRNSKTVYTEEWGFMIKKSEEFLKMMLNFFPSTSTDYKKSIENHGMVLETVIIEGIFMPEIIKLLSENRNNKLLESIFDYFEEVSNCKDDHLINSIFSVTVLEILGNDEKILRAAQEYMGPKTMQLQLEADIGLGRIR; from the coding sequence GTGAATACAAGAACATTAGCAAAAACCTCTGTTAAGAACTGTGTTAAAGAACAGAATCAAATACAAAAAAATTCAGACTTGCGTCATCGTAATTCAAAGACAGTTTATACAGAGGAGTGGGGATTCATGATTAAAAAATCGGAGGAATTTTTAAAGATGATGTTAAATTTCTTCCCTTCCACTAGTACTGATTATAAAAAATCAATTGAGAATCACGGTATGGTATTAGAAACTGTCATAATTGAGGGAATATTCATGCCGGAGATTATTAAGTTATTAAGCGAGAATAGAAATAACAAGCTTCTAGAAAGTATTTTTGATTATTTTGAAGAAGTATCTAATTGCAAAGATGATCACTTAATTAATAGCATTTTTTCAGTTACAGTATTGGAAATATTGGGTAACGACGAAAAGATTCTTCGGGCTGCACAAGAGTATATGGGACCTAAAACCATGCAACTTCAATTAGAGGCTGATATAGGATTAGGTAGGATTAGATAG
- a CDS encoding YfiT family bacillithiol transferase produces the protein MDENVRFPIGHFEPSFNFSNADRIHIIDQIPGITKTLREITQHLNDDQLCTPYRDGGWTITQIVHHLADNDMNAYIRFKRALTEDEPMASSYREDLWASLHDYRSMPLEDSILLMEILHNRFLTLLYSLHPDQFRRKLRTEVLGTITLDIAIQRFVWHGQHHIAQIKSCILSQRW, from the coding sequence TTGGATGAAAATGTACGCTTTCCGATAGGACACTTTGAGCCAAGTTTTAACTTCTCTAATGCAGACCGAATTCACATTATAGATCAAATTCCCGGAATTACGAAGACCTTAAGAGAGATTACACAACATCTCAATGATGATCAACTTTGTACTCCTTATCGTGATGGCGGTTGGACAATCACACAGATTGTGCACCACCTTGCGGACAATGACATGAACGCTTATATCAGATTTAAGAGAGCATTAACTGAAGATGAACCGATGGCAAGCTCATATCGAGAGGATTTATGGGCATCATTACATGATTACAGGAGTATGCCCCTCGAAGATTCAATTTTGCTGATGGAGATACTACACAACCGATTTCTCACGCTGTTGTATAGTTTACATCCCGATCAGTTTAGACGAAAACTCCGAACAGAAGTGTTAGGTACAATTACATTGGATATCGCGATTCAAAGATTTGTATGGCACGGGCAGCATCATATTGCTCAAATAAAATCTTGTATATTATCACAGAGGTGGTAG
- a CDS encoding helicase yields MRRLIEDEKIYPDCSVEIRTVDIGGLTKPQLIQKLDQYSISLNKYGEQLLHDERFIVSSTKKSLQTVELTVRQLGFSDGATTFELFRRANDLGLECCPVELGPYLRLQYLDQPEIGSTNISEEKKAPSGSLTIASEVLTEDIDFPKGFYLRRINDKLWLRGYLADHLHIWSPHDRFIFCRA; encoded by the coding sequence ATGCGGAGGTTGATTGAAGATGAGAAAATATACCCTGACTGTTCAGTTGAAATAAGAACGGTAGACATTGGCGGCTTAACAAAGCCACAGCTTATTCAGAAACTGGACCAATACTCTATTTCATTGAATAAATATGGAGAACAGTTGTTACATGATGAAAGATTTATAGTTTCCAGTACAAAGAAAAGCTTGCAAACGGTTGAGTTAACCGTCAGACAACTTGGATTTTCGGATGGTGCTACGACTTTTGAACTGTTTCGAAGGGCAAATGATCTAGGGTTGGAATGTTGTCCGGTTGAGTTAGGACCTTATCTAAGACTGCAATATTTGGATCAGCCCGAGATAGGTTCTACCAACATTTCAGAGGAGAAAAAAGCTCCGTCCGGCTCCCTTACCATAGCATCTGAAGTCCTTACGGAGGATATTGATTTTCCAAAAGGTTTTTATCTCAGACGAATAAACGACAAGTTATGGTTACGAGGATATCTTGCGGACCATTTACATATTTGGAGTCCTCATGATCGCTTTATCTTCTGCAGGGCTTAG
- a CDS encoding AAA family ATPase translates to MEKGKIIFLNGVTSSGKTSIVEAMQSYDDPFFYVVANDLFENTIGDKHLQTDYWKYLSEAIVMMYHTAKVFSDHGKHVLIDGILVERPELAPHYEQVKQIFEGYPLDIVELHCPLDICRQRNIERGDRREEQSDEQHQIMAQNINYSYSIDTSMNTPEECAEKIIAALFKPHHEPLKNM, encoded by the coding sequence GTGGAAAAAGGCAAAATTATATTTTTGAACGGTGTAACCAGCTCTGGTAAAACTTCAATTGTAGAGGCGATGCAATCATACGATGATCCGTTTTTCTATGTTGTCGCTAATGATCTTTTTGAAAATACGATCGGTGATAAACATCTTCAGACGGATTACTGGAAGTATCTGAGTGAAGCGATTGTAATGATGTATCATACGGCAAAAGTATTCTCAGACCATGGCAAGCATGTTCTGATCGATGGCATACTGGTGGAAAGACCGGAGCTCGCGCCGCATTATGAACAAGTCAAACAGATTTTTGAAGGTTATCCACTGGATATTGTGGAACTGCACTGTCCTCTCGATATCTGTCGTCAGCGTAACATTGAGCGTGGTGATCGAAGAGAAGAGCAGTCGGATGAGCAGCATCAAATCATGGCCCAAAACATCAACTATAGCTACTCCATTGATACAAGTATGAACACACCGGAAGAATGTGCAGAGAAGATTATTGCAGCGCTGTTCAAGCCCCATCATGAACCACTGAAAAATATGTAA